A single region of the Brassica rapa cultivar Chiifu-401-42 chromosome A03, CAAS_Brap_v3.01, whole genome shotgun sequence genome encodes:
- the LOC103857591 gene encoding uncharacterized protein LOC103857591, translating to MDSSTGFMTVFAVSGSVVLLVAQLHKRLLSYHMEKLELQLDMKNKEKKKKKKKVSFAEDVMEPSGNNVEYRRKNRKSKLEDGRRRIQQTSQVL from the exons ATGGACAGCTCTACTGGGTTCATGACAGTCTTTGCCGTCTCCGGAAGCGTGGTGCTCCTTGTGGCTCAGTTACACAAACGTCTCCTCTCCTATCACATGGAGAAGCTTGAACTTCAACTTG ATATGAAGaataaggagaagaagaagaaaaagaaaaaggtgaGTTTTGCAGAGGACGTGATGGAGCCGTCAGGGAACAACGTAGAGTATCGCCGGAAAAATCGGAAATCAAAATTGGAggatggaagaagaagaatccaaCAAACGAGTCAAGTTTTGTAA
- the LOC103857590 gene encoding probable sucrose-phosphatase 2, whose amino-acid sequence MERLSSPARLMIVSDLDHTMVDHHDPENLSLLRFNSLWEHAYRHDSLLVFSTGRSPTLYKELRKEKPLLTPDITIMSVGTEITYGNSMVPDNGWVDTLNNKWDLGVVKEETGNFSELTLQAETEQRPHKVSFYVDKSKAHEVTKELSQRLEKRGLDVKIIYSGGMDLDILPQGAGKGQALAYLLKKLKSEGKLPVNTLACGDSGNDAELFSVPDVYGVMVSNAQEELLKWHAENAKDNPKVIHAKERCAGGIIQAVGEFKLGPSLSPRDVSDFLECKADENVNPGHEVVKFFLFYERWRRGEVENSEAYIASLKASCHPGGVFVHPSGAEKSLVDTIDELRKYHGDKQGKKFRVWVDQVLATESAHGTWIVKLDKWEQSGDERRGCTTTVKFTAKEGEGLVWERVEQTWSEESKLKKDDSSWII is encoded by the exons ATGGAGAGGCTATCATCTCCTGCTCGTCTCATGATTGTCTCCGATCTTGATCACACCATG GTTGATCATCATGACCCTGAGAACCTCTCTCTGTTAAGATTCAATTCACTGTGGGAACACGCTTATCGCCATgactctcttcttgtcttctcCACCGGAAGATCACCGACTCTTTACAAAGAACTAAGAAAGGAGAAGCCTTTGTTAACccctgacatcaccatcatgtctgtTGGCACTGAGATTACTTATGGTAACTCCATGGTTCCTGATAATGGTTGGGTTGATACCTTGAATAACAAATGGGACTTGGGTGTTGTTAAAGAAGAGACCGGTAACTTCTCTGAGTTAACTCTTCAG GCGGAAACTGAACAGAGACCACACAAGGTTAGCTTTTACGTTGACAAGAGTAAGGCACATGAAGTGACTAAGGAGCTCTCACAGCGGTTGGAGAAACGTGGG TTGGATGTGAAGATAATCTACAGTGGAGGTATGGATTTGGATATCTTACCACAAGGTGCTGGCAAGGGACAAGCGCTTGCTTACCTCCTCAAGAAGCTCAAGAGCGAAGGGAAACTCCCTGTGAACACTCTCGCTTGTGGAGACTCTGGGAACGATGCTGAGCTCTTTAGCGTTCCTGATGTTTACGGCGTCATGGTGAGCAATGCTCAGGAGGAGCTGTTGAAGTGGCACGCTGAGAATGCGAAGGACAACCCGAAGGTGATCCATGCTAAGGAGAGGTGTGCGGGTGGGATTATACAAGCCGTTGGTGAGTTCAAGCTTGGTCCAAGCCTTTCTCCGAGAGATGTCTCTGACTTCTTGGAGTGCAAGGCTGATGAGAATGTGAACCCTGGTCATGAGGTTGTGaagtttttcttgttttatgaGAGGTGGAGACGTGGTGAGGTTGAGAACAGTGAGGCGTACATAGCGAGCCTCAAGGCTTCATGT CATCCTGGAGGTGTGTTTGTCCATCCATCTGGTGCTGAAAAGTCTCTGGTTGATACCATTGATGAGCTGCGTAAGTACCATGGAGACAAGCAAGGGAAGAAGTTTCGGGTTTGGGTAGATCAAGTCTTGGCAACAGAGAGCGCTCATGGGACATGGATAGTAAAGCTTGATAAATGGGAACAGAGTG GGGATGAACGCAGAGGCTGCACAACCACTGTCAAGTTCACCGCAAAG GAAGGTGAAGGGTTGGTGTGGGAACGTGTAGAGCAAACTTGGTCTGAGGAATCAAAGTTGAAGAAGGATGATAGCAGCTGGATCATCTGA
- the LOC103857588 gene encoding G-type lectin S-receptor-like serine/threonine-protein kinase At1g11300, whose protein sequence is MSPFVLVLLLSCFFLNVSMAHERTFFSGNLSDTETILSSLGTFRFGFFSPVNSTSRYAGIWYNSIPVQTVIWVANKDKPINDSSGVISVSEDGNLVVTDGHRRLLWSTNLSTQAPANSTVLAELLDSGNLVMKDANTDAYLWESFEYPTDSWLPNMLVGTNARTGGGNITITSWKTPSDPSPGSYTAAFVLAAYPEIHIVKNNNATVWRSGPWNGQMFNGLPDKYTGVFLYRFIVNDDTNGTVTMSFANDSTLRHFYLDYKGSVIRRDWSEAERNWTVGDQVPATECDVYRRCGQFATCNPLKTPPCSCFKGFRPRNTGNSSGGCIRKAPLQCERQNSNGSAADGFMRLRRVKLPDFARRSEASEPECLRTCLQTCSCVAFAHGLGYGCMTWNVSLVDSQDLSGGGMDLYIRLAHSEKPDRRPVIIGTSLASGVFVVAACGLLVQRIVKKRRGRKKGTEAEEIFERVEALAGGGSKGKMKELPLFEFQVLAAATDNFSLSNKLGQGGFGPVYKGKLQEGQEIAVKRLSQASGQGLEELVNEVVVISKLQHRNLVKLLGCCIAGEERMLVYEFMPNKSLDYYLFDPTKAKLLDWKTRFDIINGICRGLLYLHRDSRLRIIHRDLKASNILLDENLIPKISDFGLAKIFSGNEDEAKTRRVVGTYGYMSPEYAMRGQFSEKSDVFSLGVILLEFVSGRRNSSSSLLACAWSMWKEGEISGLVDPEIFDTLFEKEIRKCVHIGLLCVQEAANRRPSVATVCSMLSSEVADIPEPRHPAFVSRNGVSEAESSEASNNNVTITDVSGR, encoded by the exons ATGAGTCCCTTTGTTCTTGTTCTTTTACTGTCTTGCTTCTTCTTAAATGTCAGTATGGCTCATGAGAGAACATTCTTTTCTGGCAACCTCAGTGATACTGAGACCATACTCTCCAGCTTAGGCACGTTCAGGTTCGGTTTCTTCAGCCCTGTTAACTCCACAAGTAGGTATGCTGGTATATGGTATAACAGCATTCCTGTACAAACTGTGATATGGGTTGCTAACAAAGATAAGCCGATCAATGACTCCTCTGGAGTTATCTCTGTATCTGAAGATGGAAACCTCGTAGTCACGGATGGTCACAGGCGTCTTCTATGGTCAACTAACCTCTCTACTCAAGCTCCTGCCAATTCTACAGTCCTCGCTGAGCTTCTGGATTCAGGGAACCTCGTGATGAAAGATGCTAATACCGATGCATATCTTTGGGAGAGTTTCGAGTATCCAACTGATTCTTGGTTGCCAAATATGTTGGTTGGTACAAACGCAAGAACAGGAGGAGGGAACATCACAATAACTTCTTGGAAAACACCTTCAGATCCTTCCCCTGGAAGCTACACTGCTGCATTCGTTCTTGCTGCATATCCAGAGATCCACATTGTGAAGAACAACAATGCTACCGTGTGGCGCAGTGGACCGTGGAATGGTCAGATGTTTAACGGTCTACCGGATAAGTATACAGGAGTCTTTCTCTATAGATTCATAGTTAATGATGATACTAATGGAACAGTCACCATGTCATTTGCTAATGATTCAACGTTAAGACACTTCTACTTGGACTATAAAGGATCAGTGATCAGGAGAGATTGGAGTGAAGCTGAGAGAAACTGGACGGTCGGAGACCAAGTTCCAGCAACTGAATGTGATGTTTACAGAAGGTGTGGCCAGTTCGCTACTTGCAATCCCCTGAAAACGCCTCCTTGTTCTTGCTTTAAAGGGTTTAGGCCAAGGAACACTGGAAACTCTAGTGGTGGATGCATAAGAAAGGCGCCTTTGCAGTGTGAAAGACAGAACAGTAATGGGAGTGCTGCTGATGGGTTTATGAGGCTTAGACGAGTGAAACTGCCTGACTTTGCAAGAAGATCGGAAGCTAGTGAACCAGAATGCTTAAGGACTTGTTTGCAGACATGTTCTTGTGTAGCTTTTGCTCATGGTTTAGGTTATGGTTGCATGACTTGGAATGTAAGCTTAGTTGATTCACAGGATCTATCTGGTGGTGGAATGGATCTTTATATCCGTCTTGCACATTCTGAAAAGCCGGACAGAAGGCCGGTTATCATCGGTACATCATTGGCAAGTGGTGTTTTTGTTGTGGCAGCTTGTGGTCTTTTAGTACAAAGGATTGTCAAAAAGAGAAGAG GAAGAAAGAAAGGAACAGAAGCAGAGGAGATATTTGAGAGAGTAGAAGCTTTAGCTGGTGGGGGTAGTAAAGGAAAGATGAAAGAGCTACCATTGTTTGAGTTTCAAGTGTTAGCTGCAGCGACTGATAATTTCTCTCTGAGTAATAAGCTCGGACAAGGAGGGTTTGGTCCTGTTTACAAA GGGAAGTTACAAGAAGGACAAGAGATTGCAGTGAAGAGACTGTCACAAGCATCTGGACAAGGCCTTGAGGAGCTTGTTAACGAAGTGGTTGTGATTTCTAAGTTGCAACACAGGAACCTGGTGAAACTACTTGGTTGCTGCATTGCAGGAGAAGAAAGGATGTTAGTCTATGAGTTCATGCCAAACAAAAGCTTAGACTATTATCTATTTG aCCCAACTAAGGCAAAGCTTCTTGACTGGAAGACGAGGTTTGACATTATAAATGGAATATGTAGAGGTCTTCTATACCTTCACAGAGATTCTAGGCTGAGAATCATTCACAGAGATCTAAAAGCTAGCAACATCTTGTTAGATGAGAATCTGATTCCCAAAATATCTGACTTCGGGTTGGCTAAGATTTTCTCAGGGAATGAAGATGAAGCAAAGACCCGTAGGGTCGTTGGAACATA CGGCTATATGTCACCGGAGTATGCAATGAGAGGACAGTTCTCAGAGAAGTCTGATGTGTTCAGCTTAGGTGTGATACTCTTAGAGTTTGTCAGTGGAAGAAGAAACTCAAGCTCGAGTCTTCTAGCTTGT GCATGGTCAATGTGGAAGGAAGGGGAGATTAGTGGTCTTGTAGATCCTGAGATCTTTGACACATTATTTGAGAAAGAGATAAGAAAATGCGTTCACATTGGACTTTTGTGTGTGCAAGAAGCTGCTAACCGTAGGCCAAGTGTTGCTACAGTATGCTCGATGCTCAGCAGCGAGGTTGCAGACATTCCAGAACCAAGACATCCTGCTTTTGTGTCGAGGAACGGTGTTTCAGAAGCTGAGTCCTCTGAAGCCTCTAACAACAATGTCACTATCACCGATGTGTCCGGACGGTAG